Proteins encoded together in one Calditrichota bacterium window:
- a CDS encoding glycosyltransferase family 9 protein: MRALRNRFPEARIDFLVASQFEEAAKLLPGIDQIIVFNKNEGWRGLLRLRRLLSRRYEIIVDLQNSLRSAFLRTFCFPLLWSKASRYRFRRWLLIRFKKNYYKKVLPVPLRYVDSVDTFGAKDDGLGLELVNIDTDPDTTRKNLVILCPGAKHATKKWPKENWKTLAESIKESGFTLVVCGVQSEAEVCREIAGDGEVWIDAPLAHIGALMKSSAAVVCHDSGLMHLATGVGARTVALFGPTVEEFGFFPFRGRSIVLQQQLACRPCSAFGADKCPLHHHNCMRLTTPDNVMQALREVSSRHDHE, encoded by the coding sequence ATGCGCGCACTCCGTAACAGGTTTCCAGAGGCAAGAATCGACTTCTTGGTTGCGAGCCAGTTTGAGGAAGCTGCCAAGCTCCTTCCCGGAATCGACCAAATCATAGTCTTCAACAAAAATGAAGGATGGCGCGGCCTGCTTAGGCTGCGCCGTTTGCTTTCTCGACGGTACGAGATTATTGTTGATTTGCAGAACAGTTTGCGCAGTGCTTTCTTGCGCACATTTTGTTTTCCGCTCCTGTGGTCAAAAGCCTCACGTTATCGATTCAGGCGCTGGCTGCTTATTCGTTTCAAAAAGAACTATTACAAAAAAGTACTTCCTGTACCGCTTAGGTACGTCGATTCGGTAGATACGTTCGGCGCAAAAGACGACGGACTCGGTCTGGAATTGGTTAACATCGACACCGACCCTGACACTACGAGAAAAAATCTCGTTATCCTCTGCCCCGGCGCCAAGCACGCAACGAAGAAATGGCCCAAGGAAAATTGGAAAACGCTGGCAGAATCGATTAAAGAGTCTGGATTTACATTGGTTGTGTGTGGTGTACAATCAGAAGCGGAGGTGTGCCGGGAAATTGCCGGTGATGGCGAAGTGTGGATTGATGCTCCTCTTGCGCACATCGGTGCATTGATGAAGAGCTCGGCTGCTGTTGTTTGCCATGATTCGGGGCTCATGCACCTTGCGACGGGCGTCGGCGCACGCACGGTCGCGTTGTTCGGCCCGACCGTCGAAGAATTTGGGTTCTTTCCATTTCGTGGCCGCTCGATTGTATTGCAGCAACAGCTCGCTTGTCGGCCCTGTTCGGCCTTCGGGGCAGACAAATGTCCGTTGCACCACCACAACTGCATGCGGCTGACCACACCAGATAATGTCATGCAAGCCTTACGAGAAGTTTCCAGCCGGCACGACCATGAGTAA
- a CDS encoding FAD:protein FMN transferase — MRHFVTISLFAALILAVGCKKAEENFPSETRTVFGVPVTVSIFMKDAKPENLKPAFDAAFSMLGAYEKTTVAPGPENQLEKIAGGAGKESVPVDTTVYAMLMRALQLNDMTGEAFDLRYGPLLDAWLASGKPVKPSQADLDSALSLIKTGGMFVAGKAILLSKPMMRFDARGYADAWAIDRAAEKLNQMGFNAFEIRTPYAVRVVGMPMNQQNVEVMLSSGQPGDSAWACVSMGQGGLAYLPAEARDANGYRLVVDPRTGDLPDGGMVAMAKDCATAYALAYAMLVDGDGSKLDDKGKAELMGSVRVSGSKPNYSLAAEGSLKDRIKTLN, encoded by the coding sequence ATGCGCCATTTCGTAACCATTTCCCTTTTCGCCGCCTTAATCTTGGCTGTCGGCTGCAAGAAGGCCGAAGAGAATTTCCCAAGTGAAACACGCACAGTTTTCGGAGTGCCCGTAACTGTGTCAATCTTCATGAAGGATGCGAAACCTGAAAACCTAAAACCCGCGTTCGATGCAGCTTTTTCCATGCTTGGCGCTTACGAAAAGACCACGGTCGCGCCCGGCCCGGAGAACCAGCTTGAAAAGATCGCTGGCGGTGCAGGCAAAGAATCCGTCCCTGTCGATACAACTGTCTATGCGATGCTGATGCGCGCACTGCAACTCAACGACATGACGGGGGAGGCATTTGATCTACGTTACGGACCACTGCTTGACGCATGGCTGGCGAGCGGCAAACCCGTGAAACCTTCTCAGGCAGATCTTGACAGCGCTCTTTCTTTGATTAAGACTGGTGGAATGTTCGTCGCCGGCAAGGCGATTCTACTCTCCAAACCCATGATGCGGTTTGACGCACGAGGGTATGCCGACGCCTGGGCGATTGACCGCGCCGCGGAGAAGCTGAACCAGATGGGTTTCAATGCATTTGAAATAAGAACCCCATACGCCGTTCGAGTCGTCGGCATGCCCATGAACCAGCAAAATGTCGAGGTGATGCTAAGTTCCGGCCAGCCCGGCGACAGCGCTTGGGCGTGCGTTTCCATGGGCCAAGGAGGGCTTGCGTATTTGCCTGCGGAAGCTCGCGATGCGAACGGATACAGACTGGTTGTTGATCCACGAACCGGAGATTTACCGGACGGTGGTATGGTGGCGATGGCGAAAGATTGTGCGACGGCCTATGCTCTCGCGTATGCCATGCTTGTGGATGGCGACGGCAGCAAGCTCGACGACAAGGGAAAAGCGGAGTTGATGGGCAGCGTTCGTGTAAGCGGGAGCAAACCAAATTATTCCCTTGCGGCCGAAGGCTCCCTCAAGGACAGGATTAAGACCCTGAACTAA
- the smpB gene encoding SsrA-binding protein SmpB — MEANETVKVVAQNRKARHDYHVIQTYEAGISLLGTEVKSVREGHVNLRDAFARVHEGEVLLYSMGISAYRNRGYTEVDERRVRKLLLNRSEIRKIQRQVLEKGYTLVPLQVYFKGQYLKVELAVVQGKREYDKRVTKEEQQAKRELDREIKNRRKY; from the coding sequence ATGGAGGCCAACGAAACCGTGAAGGTTGTCGCGCAAAATCGCAAAGCCCGGCATGACTACCATGTCATCCAGACTTATGAAGCAGGCATTTCACTTCTCGGAACGGAGGTCAAGTCCGTCCGAGAGGGACATGTCAATCTTCGTGATGCCTTTGCGCGCGTACATGAAGGCGAAGTCCTCCTCTATTCCATGGGCATCAGCGCCTACCGGAACCGCGGATACACTGAAGTCGACGAGCGCCGCGTGCGCAAATTGCTTTTGAACCGCAGTGAAATTCGGAAGATTCAGCGGCAAGTTCTGGAAAAAGGCTACACCTTGGTTCCTCTTCAAGTTTACTTCAAGGGGCAATATCTCAAAGTTGAGCTGGCCGTTGTTCAGGGAAAACGCGAGTACGACAAACGCGTTACAAAAGAAGAGCAACAAGCGAAACGTGAGCTTGACAGAGAAATCAAGAATCGCCGGAAGTACTAA
- a CDS encoding DNA-3-methyladenine glycosylase, whose translation MTLPAEFFARPTLEIAPDLVGCLIEYRSCLVRIVEVEAYTDDEASHGFRRTPRSAIMHDSFGHVYVYRSYGVHFCLNFTTDKRMSGAVLIRAAEAIKGIGAMRRRRGDVKLADLCRGPGNLTLALGIDLSLNESRVGEKLIVHDGRATAVKSSTRIGLSKAKDHQWRFFDPDSNCVSGTKALNNSAKLLLNR comes from the coding sequence ATGACCCTTCCGGCAGAATTTTTTGCCCGTCCGACGCTGGAAATCGCCCCTGATTTGGTTGGGTGCCTGATCGAGTACAGATCATGCCTCGTGCGAATCGTTGAAGTTGAGGCATATACCGATGACGAGGCATCGCACGGATTTCGCAGAACGCCGCGATCGGCGATTATGCATGACTCATTCGGCCATGTTTACGTCTACCGCAGCTATGGGGTTCATTTCTGCCTGAACTTCACGACAGACAAACGAATGAGCGGAGCTGTGCTGATCAGAGCAGCGGAAGCTATCAAAGGGATAGGAGCGATGCGGCGGAGAAGAGGGGACGTGAAACTTGCGGACCTCTGCCGCGGGCCGGGAAACTTGACGCTTGCTCTGGGGATTGACCTGTCGCTGAATGAAAGCAGAGTCGGCGAGAAGCTGATAGTCCATGACGGGCGAGCAACTGCTGTCAAAAGCTCAACACGCATCGGACTCAGCAAAGCGAAAGATCACCAGTGGCGCTTCTTTGATCCTGACAGCAATTGTGTAAGCGGAACGAAAGCGCTAAACAATTCGGCGAAATTGCTACTTAACCGGTAG
- a CDS encoding SPASM domain-containing protein: MIPRGLSLRPDFIVNLAALSSSYALSHVFKRPLVWGYPISIMIEPISRCNLQCPLCPIGARELTRDLGVMSIENFKKILDNVGRYVKVVALWNQGEPTINDKLPEMIAEANKRGIYTMVSTNGTLLHRRNLIPRLLDAGLSELVFSIDGLTPDSYKIYRVGGELEVVVENMKEFRKQRDARGSKSPKMIMQWLPMKHNQHEIPYLRAKAKEWGADTVEIKTAQVYSEEQAAQYLPDLEELRRYERQGQRWETKRRYQSCKRLWFSTMIDWNGNVVPCCFDKNEDFLMGNVLKQDFKDIWHGEKYDKFRTQLIRHGRVEEMCRNCTEGLKSYYIPLDELEAMAPPEIPPVPPENMPKKPDYSDLFELPVK, encoded by the coding sequence ATGATTCCACGCGGACTTTCACTTCGGCCTGATTTTATCGTTAACCTCGCTGCTCTTTCGAGCAGCTATGCGCTGTCGCACGTATTCAAACGACCTCTCGTTTGGGGCTATCCGATCAGCATTATGATCGAACCCATCAGCCGCTGCAATTTGCAGTGTCCGTTGTGCCCGATCGGTGCGCGCGAATTGACTCGTGACCTCGGAGTGATGTCCATTGAGAACTTCAAGAAGATTCTCGATAATGTGGGTCGGTATGTAAAGGTCGTCGCGCTTTGGAATCAGGGTGAGCCAACGATTAACGACAAGTTGCCCGAGATGATTGCAGAAGCGAACAAACGCGGCATCTATACAATGGTCTCGACAAACGGAACGCTGTTGCACCGGCGCAATCTGATTCCACGGTTGCTGGATGCGGGACTTTCGGAGCTTGTCTTCTCAATCGACGGTCTCACTCCTGACAGCTACAAAATTTACCGCGTCGGCGGCGAGCTTGAAGTCGTAGTAGAGAACATGAAGGAATTTCGAAAGCAGCGTGACGCCCGCGGCAGCAAGTCGCCGAAGATGATCATGCAGTGGCTTCCGATGAAACACAACCAACATGAGATTCCCTACCTGCGTGCAAAAGCAAAAGAATGGGGCGCGGACACGGTCGAGATCAAAACGGCGCAAGTTTATTCGGAGGAACAAGCTGCACAGTACCTGCCGGATTTGGAAGAGCTGCGCAGATACGAACGACAGGGACAAAGATGGGAAACCAAGCGACGTTACCAATCTTGCAAACGGCTCTGGTTCTCTACGATGATCGACTGGAACGGCAACGTCGTCCCCTGCTGCTTTGACAAAAACGAAGACTTCCTGATGGGAAATGTGCTCAAGCAGGACTTCAAAGATATCTGGCACGGCGAGAAATACGATAAGTTCAGAACGCAGCTAATCCGGCACGGGAGAGTCGAAGAGATGTGCCGGAACTGTACGGAAGGGCTAAAGAGTTACTACATTCCGCTGGACGAACTGGAAGCGATGGCGCCGCCCGAAATTCCCCCGGTTCCGCCGGAAAATATGCCAAAGAAACCGGATTACTCGGATTTGTTTGAGCTACCGGTTAAGTAG
- a CDS encoding mechanosensitive ion channel: MQRLLATILVLLFTAVYCFAEVAAVDTAKTPEIEAVKPLAGAPVVFRGDTLIDLFASVGPYDAKQRAANLVDRLERFAPLPGELAEVDVETGKSFSTLSVDGKRIGIIAPGDAAALGISTDELAAEFSEAIQIAYSKPRIVQIPPVTLREILYALLATSVLFFMLRILFALYPFAVRGVVRLRTTKTVGIRILNVELLSAERIGGFAYALLRIVRVVSVIVLFFVYIVIVLSQFPGTAGYATQLVHYLREPAVEIAQGIVEYIPNFFALAVVGAFLLFAVRVLRRIAMEISLDRMRLPGFYPDWAMPTFKLIRALLFLLAIVVAYPFLPGSDSPAFKAVSVFIGVLLSLGSTSAVSNMVAGIVLTYMRPYRIGDRVQIAETIGDVVEKTLLVTRLQTLKMEDVTIPNASILGHHIVNFSTKEHSEGILLHTTVTIGYDAPWRKVHELLLGAARETDGVSESPSPFVLQKALNDYSVAYELNAHTEYPSRMMELYSALHCAIQDKFNEAGIEIMSPTYAALRDGNRAAMPDDSLPPDYKAPVFRVSREE, encoded by the coding sequence ATGCAACGTCTTCTGGCAACAATTCTGGTTCTGCTGTTTACTGCAGTCTATTGCTTTGCGGAAGTCGCCGCTGTGGATACCGCAAAGACACCGGAAATCGAAGCTGTAAAGCCACTTGCCGGTGCACCTGTCGTTTTCCGCGGCGACACGCTAATAGACTTGTTTGCCAGCGTAGGCCCTTACGACGCTAAGCAGCGCGCGGCGAACTTGGTGGATCGGCTGGAGCGTTTCGCACCTCTCCCCGGCGAACTTGCCGAAGTTGACGTGGAGACGGGAAAGAGTTTTTCGACGCTAAGCGTGGACGGCAAACGAATAGGTATTATCGCGCCGGGCGACGCGGCCGCCTTAGGAATCTCGACGGATGAGCTTGCCGCTGAATTCTCGGAAGCCATACAGATTGCATACTCGAAACCCCGAATCGTACAAATCCCCCCGGTAACCCTTCGAGAAATTTTGTATGCGCTGCTGGCAACGTCAGTTCTTTTCTTTATGCTTAGAATTTTGTTCGCGCTGTACCCGTTTGCCGTGCGGGGTGTGGTTAGGTTGCGGACAACCAAGACCGTCGGAATACGAATTCTAAATGTCGAGCTTCTTTCGGCGGAACGAATCGGCGGTTTCGCGTACGCACTGCTTCGCATAGTTCGGGTTGTAAGTGTAATCGTATTGTTCTTTGTATATATTGTCATCGTGCTGAGCCAGTTTCCGGGCACTGCAGGATATGCGACCCAGCTTGTTCACTACCTTCGTGAACCGGCCGTGGAGATTGCTCAGGGGATCGTCGAGTACATCCCTAACTTCTTCGCGCTTGCCGTGGTCGGAGCGTTTCTCTTGTTCGCGGTCAGGGTGCTCCGCCGTATTGCCATGGAAATCAGTCTTGATCGCATGAGGCTTCCGGGGTTCTATCCTGATTGGGCGATGCCGACATTCAAGCTGATTCGCGCACTTTTGTTCCTATTGGCAATCGTCGTCGCCTATCCGTTCTTGCCCGGGTCGGACTCGCCTGCATTCAAAGCAGTGTCCGTGTTTATCGGTGTTCTGCTGTCGCTCGGTTCCACATCCGCAGTTTCCAATATGGTTGCAGGGATTGTGTTGACGTACATGAGGCCGTATCGAATTGGTGATCGTGTGCAAATCGCTGAAACAATCGGCGATGTTGTCGAAAAGACGCTCCTGGTGACGCGTTTGCAGACTCTGAAAATGGAAGACGTGACAATTCCGAATGCTTCGATTCTCGGTCACCACATTGTCAACTTTAGCACCAAAGAGCACAGTGAAGGTATCCTTCTGCACACCACGGTAACAATCGGGTATGACGCGCCGTGGCGCAAAGTGCATGAACTGTTGCTTGGCGCGGCTCGAGAAACAGACGGTGTTTCTGAGTCGCCTTCACCGTTTGTGCTTCAAAAGGCGTTGAACGACTACTCTGTCGCGTACGAATTGAATGCGCACACGGAATATCCCTCCCGGATGATGGAGTTGTACTCGGCGCTTCATTGCGCGATTCAAGATAAGTTCAACGAGGCCGGAATCGAGATTATGTCGCCGACGTACGCGGCGCTGCGGGACGGCAATCGCGCAGCAATGCCTGACGATTCACTGCCGCCCGACTACAAAGCGCCCGTATTTCGAGTCAGCCGCGAAGAGTGA
- a CDS encoding T9SS type A sorting domain-containing protein — MRRSVKLFLGVCCLLATIVVFFATHTYNIKKGERGPFPSDWFMLQRTWPEPYLDAQKVLNGAREAARFRQERLDEDPTWVQRGPTNIGGRITDIVGHPTDDNVHYMASASGGVLKSTDAGANWFPITDDLPTPSIGALAIDPVNPNTLYCGTGEANSAGFSYFGSGLYKTVDGGATWQLSGLADSRFIARVVVHPEAPTNVWAASMGELFITGGQRGIYFSGDAGQTWERRLFVNDSTGASDVVVHPANPDIVYAGMWQRIRGPEDRRAGGRGTGIYKSINRGETWVRLSAGLPPIGDDVGRVGLAISQSNPNVLYACFADHPGYMLGVYKTVDGGENWTRTNDSVLESMYSNFGWYFGNIRVRPDDENVVFVLGVSLNRSSNGGASWTEIGEDVHVDHHALWFDPQQPFRFLLGNDGGCYRTINNGTSFESLNNFPAIQFYAATYDSQEPQRLYGGTQDNGTLRTMSGQPNDFERIYGGDGFYTLVDPNDNDYVYAEYQYGGLGKSSNGGQTFFWATDGIDGNERTNWSTPVVFDPSNSQIMYYGAERLYQSINRAEFWTAISPDLTDGGGSGNLSFGTITTIGVSPANSNVIYAGTDDANLWVTTNGGVTWERRDSSLPERWITRVTPHPSNPNEVCVTISGFRNAEQEAQLFISSDQGAHWTPLGTTLPDVPLNDMEYDPEFPSRMYVASDFGVFWSQDRGQHWSVLGRGLPPVPTLEVVLDDPGRRLIAATYGRSFLTLPLDSLDPNHAPEILALSPEPDESGFVVARATSEFSLSVTANDVDGDALSYLWRKGETVLSSQPSANAVVDSGYQVFRISVSDGELATVDSIEVIGVDTIDAVDSRPSLVEEFTISAYPNPFNGEVRIAYSIQSNTDVRISIYSLTGQEVARLQDGRASAGVHELTWQPTRVATGTYFAELRGDNFAVRTKIIYLK; from the coding sequence ATGAGGCGAAGCGTTAAACTGTTTCTTGGGGTATGTTGCCTGCTTGCCACAATTGTAGTCTTCTTCGCGACGCATACTTATAATATCAAAAAAGGCGAACGAGGACCGTTTCCTTCCGATTGGTTCATGCTTCAGCGTACATGGCCAGAACCGTACCTTGATGCTCAAAAAGTTCTGAACGGCGCCCGAGAAGCAGCGCGCTTTCGCCAAGAGAGGTTAGATGAAGATCCGACATGGGTACAGCGTGGGCCGACCAACATCGGAGGACGAATTACGGATATAGTGGGGCATCCGACTGATGACAACGTTCATTACATGGCGAGTGCCAGCGGCGGAGTCCTTAAGTCAACGGACGCAGGAGCTAACTGGTTCCCGATAACAGATGATTTGCCGACGCCGTCAATCGGTGCGCTGGCCATCGACCCCGTAAATCCTAATACACTCTATTGTGGAACCGGTGAAGCGAACTCCGCGGGATTCAGTTATTTTGGTTCTGGACTCTACAAAACTGTCGACGGTGGCGCGACATGGCAACTGAGCGGACTTGCAGACAGCAGGTTTATTGCAAGAGTCGTGGTTCATCCTGAAGCGCCTACCAACGTATGGGCCGCGTCGATGGGCGAACTTTTCATTACGGGCGGCCAAAGGGGAATTTACTTCAGCGGCGACGCGGGACAAACGTGGGAGCGCAGACTTTTTGTCAATGACTCCACGGGCGCCAGTGACGTGGTTGTTCATCCCGCTAATCCCGACATTGTCTACGCCGGAATGTGGCAGAGGATTCGTGGTCCCGAAGACCGTCGCGCCGGTGGACGCGGCACTGGAATCTATAAGTCAATCAATCGCGGTGAAACGTGGGTGCGTCTTTCAGCCGGACTTCCTCCTATTGGCGATGATGTAGGTCGAGTCGGCTTGGCGATTTCGCAGTCCAATCCGAATGTTCTTTATGCCTGTTTTGCCGACCATCCGGGATACATGCTTGGCGTGTATAAAACCGTGGACGGAGGCGAGAACTGGACGCGAACTAACGATAGCGTTCTCGAGAGCATGTATTCAAATTTTGGCTGGTACTTCGGCAATATCCGCGTGCGGCCAGACGACGAAAACGTCGTGTTTGTGTTGGGAGTGAGCTTGAATCGCTCAAGTAACGGCGGAGCCAGTTGGACAGAAATAGGGGAAGATGTTCACGTCGATCACCATGCTCTGTGGTTCGATCCGCAGCAGCCGTTCAGGTTTTTGCTTGGCAACGACGGGGGCTGCTATCGTACAATCAACAACGGCACCAGCTTCGAGAGTCTGAATAATTTTCCGGCAATCCAGTTTTATGCGGCCACATACGATTCGCAGGAGCCGCAACGACTGTACGGAGGCACGCAGGACAACGGAACTCTGCGCACGATGTCCGGCCAACCGAACGACTTCGAGCGCATTTACGGCGGGGACGGCTTTTACACGCTCGTTGATCCGAACGACAACGACTACGTGTATGCAGAATACCAGTATGGGGGACTCGGCAAGAGTTCAAACGGCGGACAAACGTTCTTTTGGGCGACAGATGGAATTGACGGAAACGAACGAACGAATTGGTCGACTCCCGTTGTCTTTGACCCTTCGAATTCCCAAATCATGTATTATGGCGCGGAGCGTTTATATCAATCAATAAACCGCGCGGAATTCTGGACGGCCATTAGTCCTGATTTGACGGACGGTGGCGGATCCGGAAATTTGAGCTTTGGTACCATCACGACGATCGGCGTGTCTCCCGCGAACTCAAATGTTATCTACGCAGGAACAGACGACGCAAACTTGTGGGTTACGACAAACGGCGGAGTTACGTGGGAGAGACGGGACAGCAGTTTGCCTGAGCGCTGGATTACTCGCGTAACTCCTCACCCGAGCAATCCCAATGAAGTCTGTGTAACGATATCCGGCTTCCGAAATGCTGAACAAGAGGCGCAGCTTTTCATTTCAAGCGATCAAGGGGCGCACTGGACTCCACTGGGAACGACTCTTCCTGATGTCCCTTTGAACGACATGGAGTACGACCCTGAATTCCCTTCAAGAATGTATGTCGCTTCAGACTTCGGTGTATTTTGGTCTCAGGATCGCGGACAGCATTGGTCAGTCCTTGGCCGAGGATTGCCTCCCGTTCCGACGCTCGAAGTTGTCTTGGATGACCCGGGGCGCCGGTTGATTGCCGCAACTTATGGGCGATCCTTCTTGACTTTGCCGCTCGACTCACTCGATCCGAATCATGCGCCCGAAATCTTGGCGCTGTCGCCTGAGCCGGATGAAAGCGGTTTTGTTGTCGCACGAGCGACGTCGGAGTTTTCACTCTCTGTAACTGCAAATGACGTCGACGGAGACGCGCTTTCCTATTTGTGGCGGAAGGGTGAGACCGTTCTATCAAGTCAACCGTCGGCGAACGCGGTCGTGGATTCCGGATATCAGGTTTTTAGGATATCCGTCAGTGATGGAGAGCTTGCGACCGTAGACTCAATAGAAGTCATCGGGGTCGACACAATCGACGCGGTCGACAGTCGCCCTTCATTGGTCGAGGAGTTTACGATCAGTGCCTATCCAAATCCGTTCAATGGCGAAGTTCGGATCGCGTACTCGATTCAAAGCAATACAGACGTAAGGATCAGCATCTACTCGCTAACGGGCCAGGAAGTAGCGAGACTTCAGGATGGACGCGCGAGTGCGGGAGTTCACGAACTAACTTGGCAGCCCACAAGGGTTGCTACGGGCACATACTTCGCGGAACTACGCGGGGACAATTTCGCGGTAAGAACAAAAATAATTTACCTTAAATGA
- a CDS encoding T9SS type A sorting domain-containing protein: MNRVFIYAVAALQMCIVGLTSAQDTIRCMTYNGLNFSGSSTDRLDELQVVMRSAMPDVLVMQEIIDQSAVNNILNQVFRPMDPDWQAANFINGPDTDNACFYLSSRVTLVSQRQISTTLRDFSEYVLTSAALGEQVFRMYSGHLKASDGADNAERRRQEAEVLRGQLDQLPDNSLFMFCGDFNLYTSFEPAYQLLLALGDNPQGRLLDPINRPGAWNNSVSFADIHTQSPRTTSFGGGATGGMDDRFDFILASAAWMDTTGSYLLPSTYKAYGNDGQHFNLAINNGTNTAVPDSVADALHDFSDHLPVLVDVVLRDETSPVTPLPPVAESPLLLHCFPNPFNSRITIDVGTSSLAGELRVFDVLGRTVSLVPIPQYGIQLHSLDFTSQASGTYFVVLRRGSEAVTNRIILQK; encoded by the coding sequence ATGAACAGAGTTTTTATATATGCAGTGGCGGCATTGCAAATGTGTATCGTCGGGCTGACTTCCGCGCAAGATACGATTCGGTGCATGACCTACAACGGGTTGAACTTTTCGGGGTCGAGCACGGACAGGCTTGACGAGTTGCAAGTTGTCATGCGGTCAGCAATGCCGGATGTGCTTGTGATGCAGGAGATCATAGACCAATCCGCAGTCAATAATATTCTGAACCAGGTTTTCAGACCAATGGATCCGGATTGGCAAGCGGCAAACTTCATCAACGGCCCGGATACGGACAACGCCTGCTTCTATCTCTCCTCTCGAGTTACGTTGGTCAGCCAGAGACAGATTTCTACGACCCTGCGCGACTTTTCAGAGTATGTTTTGACAAGTGCCGCGCTGGGCGAACAGGTTTTTCGCATGTACTCTGGGCATCTGAAAGCCTCCGACGGCGCTGACAATGCAGAGCGCCGCAGACAAGAAGCTGAAGTTCTTAGAGGGCAGCTCGATCAATTGCCGGACAACTCGCTTTTTATGTTCTGCGGAGATTTCAATTTATACACGTCATTTGAGCCTGCATATCAACTATTGCTTGCTCTCGGGGACAATCCACAGGGAAGACTCTTAGACCCGATCAACAGGCCGGGCGCATGGAACAACAGTGTTTCATTTGCGGATATTCATACGCAATCGCCGCGAACGACGTCGTTCGGCGGCGGAGCGACCGGCGGTATGGATGACCGCTTCGATTTTATTCTCGCGTCCGCGGCGTGGATGGACACGACCGGATCTTATTTGTTACCGAGTACATACAAGGCCTACGGAAACGACGGACAGCATTTCAATTTGGCGATAAATAATGGCACAAATACCGCCGTGCCTGACAGTGTCGCTGATGCGCTGCACGATTTTTCCGACCATCTTCCCGTCCTTGTGGATGTGGTCCTTCGCGATGAAACGAGTCCTGTCACTCCGCTTCCGCCGGTCGCGGAATCCCCGCTCCTGCTGCATTGCTTTCCCAATCCGTTTAATTCGCGAATCACAATCGACGTTGGAACGTCTTCGCTTGCCGGTGAACTCAGGGTTTTTGACGTCCTCGGCCGCACGGTTTCGCTTGTGCCGATTCCGCAGTACGGGATTCAACTGCACTCGCTTGATTTCACATCACAAGCATCCGGAACATATTTCGTGGTTCTGCGCCGCGGCAGCGAAGCCGTCACCAACCGCATTATTCTGCAGAAGTAG